The DNA region TAGGTCTCCGCCGCGTGCCTGCTGACCGGTCCGCCGTCGGTCTGGAAGACGACGAGGGCGGGGGCGGTCGAGCCGCTGTCGAGGTAGTGGTCGATGACCGCGTCCATGGCCAGGTGGTAGCTCGTCTTCCCCATGTGCCCGAGGCCGGCCACGATCGCGGCGACGCGCCCCTGGTGGTCGTCGAGGGCTATCTCGTCGACGGCGTCGATGCCGGTGGAGAAGAACACGACGGGCACCCGGCCGTCGTCGTCGAGGTGGGCCGACAGTCCCAGCACCCGGTCGGCGAACGCCTGCATGCTGCCGTCCTTGTAGTACCGCCGCATGGAGCCGGAGTAGTCCAGCACCAGGTAGACCGCGGCCCGTTCACCGCTCATCCCGTGCCGTTCCAGGGACGCCTCGGCGCTCTTGTACAGGCTGACGAGCGCGGGGGCCCGCTCGCGTACCTTGGTCAGGCTGATGGCCGGACCTGTGGTGGTGGACGGTATGTCGGCCATGTCTGCTTCCCTTGTCGGACGGCGGTTCGAGGCCGAGCGTACGTGCCGGCCGGCGCCGGGGAGACCCAGGTGTGTGTCCGTCCGGCGTGGTTCGCTATCTTGAGCGCCGCCGCCCCGCGGTCCCTTCCGTCCGTCCACCAGTGAAGGAGCCGGCCATGGAGGCCGCCGCCACCACGTGCTACCGCCACCCGACGTACGAGACGTATGTGCGGTGTACGCGCTGTGACCGCTACATCTGCCCGGACTGCATGCGCGAGGCGGCGGTCGGTCACCACTGCGTGCGGTGTGTGAAGGAGGGCCAGGCCTCGGTCCGCCGGGCCCGGTCGCTGTTCGGCGGCGCGGTGCCGAGGGCCGCGGCCCCGGCCGTGACGTACGCGCTGATGGCGCTGAACGTCGTCGCGTACGTCGTCGAGGTGTTCCGTTCCGAGACGGTGGACCGGTTCGGGATGCTCGGTGCGGTGCTGGTCGACCCGCAGGGCGGGCAGTACTACTACCAGGGCGTGACCTATCCCGGGTACGAGCTGACGGGGGTGGCCGACGGGGAGTGGTACCGGCTGCTGACGGGGGCGTTCCTGCATCTGCCGCCGGACACGTCGTTCGGGGTGATGCACCTGGTGTTCAACATGTTCGCGCTCTGGAACCTGGGCCGGGCCGTGGAGGGCCAGTTGGGCCGGGCCCGGTACCTGGCGCTGTACCTGCTGTCCGCGGTGGGCGGTTCGGTCCTGGTGTACGTGGTCTCGCCGGAGACCACGGCGGTCGGCGCGTCCGGCGCGGTCTTCGGCCTCGCCGCCTCCTTCTACGTGATCAACCGGCGGCTGGGCCGGGACATGCGGGCGGTCAACCGCTTCATGGCCGGGTTCCTGCTGTGGATGGTGATCTCCGCGGCGTTCACGTCGTGGGAGGGCCACCTCGGCGGTCTGCTGACGGGCGGACTGGTGACGTACGCACTGGCCTACGCTCCGGCCAGGCTGCGCACCTCCGCGACCCAGCTGGCGGGCGGGGCGGTCCTGGTGGTGCTGCTGGCCGTGGTGGTGGCCGTACGGACGGCCGCGCTGACGGGGGCCGCCTGAGGTCCCTTACGGCCGTACGCCCGCCCCGAAGACACCTTGGGGCGGGCGTACGGCTTCCGTTACACGCCGCGGCGCCCGTCGTCCTTGGTCGGGGACGGGACGGGCACCGCGTTCAGTTCCGTACGCCGTTGTACGGGACGTCCGTGTGACCCGGGTCAGACCGTCAGAGAACGGTCCGTCGGGCGGATGGGGGCCGGCAGCGTGCTGCCGCCGGTGAGGAAGCGGTCCACACCGCGTGCGGCGGAGCGGCCCTCGGCGATGGCCCAGACGATGAGGGACTGGCCTCGTCCGGCGTCACCGGCGACGTAGACGCCCTCGACGTTGGTCGCGTAGTCCTCGTCGCGTGCGATGTTGCCGCGTGCGTCGAGC from Streptomyces sp. NBC_01754 includes:
- a CDS encoding rhomboid family intramembrane serine protease — encoded protein: MEAAATTCYRHPTYETYVRCTRCDRYICPDCMREAAVGHHCVRCVKEGQASVRRARSLFGGAVPRAAAPAVTYALMALNVVAYVVEVFRSETVDRFGMLGAVLVDPQGGQYYYQGVTYPGYELTGVADGEWYRLLTGAFLHLPPDTSFGVMHLVFNMFALWNLGRAVEGQLGRARYLALYLLSAVGGSVLVYVVSPETTAVGASGAVFGLAASFYVINRRLGRDMRAVNRFMAGFLLWMVISAAFTSWEGHLGGLLTGGLVTYALAYAPARLRTSATQLAGGAVLVVLLAVVVAVRTAALTGAA
- a CDS encoding VWA domain-containing protein; the protein is MADIPSTTTGPAISLTKVRERAPALVSLYKSAEASLERHGMSGERAAVYLVLDYSGSMRRYYKDGSMQAFADRVLGLSAHLDDDGRVPVVFFSTGIDAVDEIALDDHQGRVAAIVAGLGHMGKTSYHLAMDAVIDHYLDSGSTAPALVVFQTDGGPVSRHAAETYLCKAAKLPLFWQFVGFGGKRDSQFDFLRRLDELAVPDRRAVDNAGFFPAGRDPRTMPDAELYDRLVAEYPHWLTAARAAGIVH